One Mucilaginibacter ginkgonis genomic region harbors:
- a CDS encoding 1-acyl-sn-glycerol-3-phosphate acyltransferase, with product MIKPARNIFISTFFERYISFILSRDFQKINVNSIEVSRDKSVLLLANHYSWWDGFIAFYINKKLFKKKAHVMIIETTARKYAFMKYLGAYTVNKGTRDMITSLDYTAELLTNPANLVLLFPQGKIYSNFADSVVFSKGLSRIIEKVTGKFEIVYAASFTETLHHKKPTVNVALKKAKALKFEGMEQEYNAFYKEVRDRQSKIVI from the coding sequence ATGATCAAACCCGCCCGAAATATTTTTATCTCAACATTTTTCGAACGTTACATCAGCTTTATTCTTAGTCGCGATTTTCAAAAGATCAACGTTAACAGTATTGAGGTTAGTCGGGATAAGTCGGTTCTGTTGCTGGCAAATCATTATAGTTGGTGGGACGGCTTTATTGCTTTTTATATCAATAAAAAACTTTTTAAGAAAAAGGCGCATGTAATGATCATCGAGACGACAGCGCGCAAGTATGCTTTTATGAAATATTTGGGCGCTTATACAGTTAACAAAGGCACTAGGGATATGATCACTTCTTTGGATTATACTGCCGAGTTGCTGACAAACCCGGCTAATTTGGTGTTGTTATTCCCGCAGGGCAAAATATACTCCAACTTTGCTGATAGCGTTGTGTTTAGTAAAGGGCTGTCAAGGATCATAGAAAAAGTGACCGGGAAATTTGAAATCGTTTATGCGGCAAGCTTCACGGAAACATTACATCACAAAAAACCGACTGTAAACGTTGCCCTTAAAAAGGCCAAGGCTTTAAAGTTTGAAGGAATGGAACAGGAGTATAACGCGTTTTATAAAGAAGTCCGCGACAGGCAAAGCAAAATAGTTATATAA